Within Oncorhynchus kisutch isolate 150728-3 unplaced genomic scaffold, Okis_V2 scaffold1993, whole genome shotgun sequence, the genomic segment CATAGCCGTTTACTCTACATCGGATTCTGTTGTGAAATTGTGAATGAAAGAACATTGTGGAATACAAGTCATTTACAAGAGACCAGGCCTGATTCTGAATGTACCACACCAACAGTAGCATTGTTCTACCTGTATCAACAGgggttctggtctctctcttgacCGGGATGTTGATGCAGTATGGCCGGTCATCACCCTTCTTGGTGTCCTTGGCGAAGGTCAAGGTAGGCCTCAGGTGAGCCATTATCTCTCTGACCATGATATCGCAGACCAGCAGAGGCTGTATTTCTGGGTATAGCTGGGCTTTAACCATTGGCCACTCATGGAAAGTCCTGAGGTAATTGCTCCTGATAGAGAGTGAGACGTCTTCTAAGAATTTGGCCATGATGTCCGGCTCATCGTTGAGCTTCCTCAGAGTGCGTAAGAACAGTCTTTGGTTTTGGTATTTCAATGCCTCTTTCTGAACCTGGATATGTATGTGCTCTACCATATCATTGCAAAGTGGGACAGCTTCCCATGAACCGTATTGCTGCTTGATTGTACATGAAACTGGGAAGACAGAGTCAAATGCTTTCCTGACAAGAATAACAGGAACAATATCAAGGTTTGTCACCTTTGGTTTGTTCCTCTCAGTCTCCGTCTGAGTCTGTTCTTGCACAGGCTTTCCACAGTCCTTTGTAGTTGACTCGAAAACAACAGTCTGTGGGAATTCTTTCGCTGTTTTTCTCTTATGGCCAAACCCACCcctcttcttcaccttcttcttTTTATTATTTTCCTCCTCCATCATTGCCATCGATCCCGTCTTCCAGAAGGGTTCGGGTTCCTGTGAACAAACATAGTTGGTGAGTGGAAACTacaggcaccttaattggggaggacgggctcatagtaatggctggaatggtatcaatggaatggtatcgaacacatcaaacacacagtttccatgtgtttgatgccattccagttACTCCATTCCAAACATAATTATtagccctcctcccctcctgtagTGGAAACAAACCTCGGGAAGCCATCACCATCAGCAACCTTTCAATGCTGAAGCTGCAGCTCAGTACGGGACAGACAACATTCAAATTGACTGATATTATCAATGAGACAATACAGAAAACAGTGTAGCTTACCTTCTCAAGTGGTTGTGAGGAGTTTCTTCATTCTGTCAGCGCTGGCTTTCTCAATGCAAAGCTCCAGCTTGGTCTTGTCTAAGGGAAACGGAAATGTGACAAGATAGTACATTTGAAAGGAAGGGAGGAGTTCAAATTGTTATTGTCCAACTGGTTAGCTGACTGTTACTGTAGCAGTTGACTCTACATCGgatgttgttgtgaaattgtgaatGAAAGAACATTGTGGAATAAGTCATTTACAAGAGACTAGGCCTGATTCTGAATATACCACACCAACAGTAGCATTGCTCTACCTGTATCATCCGgggttctggtctctctcttgacCGGGATGTTGATGCAGTATGGCCGGTCATCACCCTTCTTGGTGTCCTTGGCGAAGGTCAAGGTAGGCCTCAGGTGAGCCATGATCTCTCTGACCATGATATCGCAGACCAGCAGAGGACTGTATTTCTGGGTATAGCTGGGCTTTAACCATTGGCCACTCATGGAAAGTCCTGAAGTTACTTGCTCTTGATAGAGAGTGAGACATCTTCTAAGAATTTGGCCATCTTGTCCGGCTCATCGTTGAGCTTCCTCAGAGTGCGTAAGAACAGTCTTTGGTTTTGGTATTTCAATGCCTCTTTCTGGACCTGGATATGTAGGTGCTCTACCATATCATTGCAAAGTGAGACCGTCTTCCCATGAACCGTATTGCTGCCTGATTGTATATGAATCTGCAAAAACAGAGTCAAAGACTTTCCTGACAAGAATAACAGGAACAATATCAAGGTTTGTCATCTTTGGTTTGTTCCTCTCGGTCTCCGTCTGAGCCGGTTCTTGCACAGGCTTTCCACAGTCCTTTGTGGTTACCCCGAAAACATCAGTCTGTGGGAACTGCTTCAAAAAGGCAGCCTGACGACGTCGAGAGCAAGAGGATTATCAGGCATTGTTGTGCTTGATGTTACAACCTCTTCATCGTCGTCCCCAACAAAGTATTTGGGGGTCGATCCAGACTACATCTCTGTTGGAGGAACGAGGCAGAGAAACACGACGGATGTATTCCAACTTGATGTGGTCATTCAGGGGGAAAGCCTTCAGGAACAGTGCCAGTTTCCCAACCCGGGACCCGTAGTGATTGTAGATGGTCTTCCTAAGGTCCTCGGGTAGGGCTACTGCAAAGAGTTTGCTCTCCATAGCCTCTTCGCAGCTCCTAGCTATTGGACGCCGTGGGCCGAGGACTTGAAGCGGATAGGTGGTCACTGATGCCCTTGTACACCATCAGGATCCCCTCACAGATAGCGCTGGGGATGGTGGAGATGATCACCGTGTCCTTCATGGCAACCAGTTTTTTTTATCTTGATTGTCGTGCCAAACTGATGTATCATGGCAATCTGCATGTGCAACACTGTCTTTCTCATTCGCAGAAGGGGGGGCACAGATTTTCATCCACAGATATAGACCTGGAATCTTCCTCAAGATGTTAAAAGCAACGGAGGCCATTTAAACGACCAGTAATAAGCAGAGCCTGTTGGTCAAGCTGTTTAGTACCGTCGTCCGTTCATTGGATGAAGTTTTAGAATAAACTACAGCTTCACTATGAAGTCACTGAATGGTTCTCCACTAATGACTCAAATctagcaggtagaggacagatgtTCACCATATCCGGACTAATACGTCTCTCCTCTTCATTGGCAGCATAAACAACGGGCACTGTCTTAGCAATGCATAGACCTACGAGATGAACAATGTACCTTGTCAAGATGTGTGACCCGATTCGCCAGTGCTCTCGCCAGCACGGTTTTGGGCCCAGCACTTGCTCAAGGTGTTGATGACAGTCTTAGCCACCTCATAAGCATCAATGGACTGCTGACCGTTCGacagctcctcctcctcagtgaccTCGACCCAGGGAATAGACCCAGAAGAGCTTGGGTGTCGTTGATGATAGCAGGTGTCTCCAAATACACTCCCCCCTGAAAGGCTTGGGGATCTACTTGAAGAAGCACCTGGGTGATGATATGCTTGATGTTTGAACCAAGTACCACAATTCTTCGGCATGATCTTGTATGCAGTCTTCATCACGGTGTCAGTGTCTGTGAGGGCCGTTTGGAGTATGGGACATGTGCTAAGGTCAAGGGCCTCAACCTTCTTTGCCTTCACATAGATGAGAAAGAGAGGCATTGCAATACTTTACTACCTATCACGTCTTGTAGTGTATTCTTATTTCATGTACAGGTTTAGTATACACTTAGGAaaaaaaaggtgttatctagaaccttaaagggttcttctgctgtccccataggagaaccctttgaagaaccctttctggttttcttttttttcttctttccttTTTTTGGGGAATTTTACAAAAATGTTCtcaccaatttcgtggtatccaattgttttagtagctactatcttgtctcatcgctacaactcccgtacgggctcaggagagacaaagTTTGAAAGTcacgcgtcctccgatacacaaacCCAACCaaccactgcttcttaacacagcgcgcatccaacccggaagcccgGAGGAGGAaataccgtgcacctggcaaccttggttagcgggcACTGCTaacgctggtgcgcgatgagacaaggatatccctaccggccaagccctcctaacccggacgatgctaggccaggggttctacctggaacagcCAAAGAACCCGTTTGGATCCCTTTTTTAACAGGTAGTAGACAACAACAGTTCACAAATAAAGGATCCAGTCTTACTTGTCTACCTGGCTGTCCAGGACCCGTATGACATAAAATTCTGAGGATGAGGGAGGATAGGGGTTCAGGTTTGCCACGAGGACCTCAGCATTCTTCTCCTGGGCTTCTCCATCTGCCACCTTGTCCAGCAGGCTGTCCATGACCTCCCTGACCTCTTGTGGA encodes:
- the LOC116368784 gene encoding uncharacterized protein LOC116368784; the protein is MAMMEEENNKKKKVKKRGGFGHKRKTAKEFPQTVVFESTTKDCGKPVQEQTQTETERNKPKVTNLDIVPVILVRKAFDSVFPVSCTIKQQYGSWEAVPLCNDMVEHIHIQVQKEALKYQNQRLFLRTLRKLNDEPDIMAKFLEDVSLSIRSNYLRTFHEWPMVKAQLYPEIQPLLVCDIMVREIMAHLRPTLTFAKDTKKGDDRPYCINIPVKRETRTPVDTEKTKLELCIEKASADRMKELLTPLEKEPFWKTGWMAMMEEEYNKKKKEKKKGCGWFWDLFGRKKKNSERIVDGGLLQARILEITSTQTKCMDAHTFTQRQT